Below is a genomic region from Mesorhizobium sp..
ATCACGACACCCTGGCCCGGATCGTCGGCGGCCTCGACATCTGACGGGCTGCTCTGCTAGCGGCCACGTTCGCACCCGCGAAGTGGCTCGAATGGACCCAGATGAGGTCGGATTGCATCCGCATTGTCGACGAAGGCATCCGCCCGCGCGGCGTCATCCTCGGGCTTGTCCCGAGGATCTGCGGCATCTCCAACGTAAGGCTCTAAGAGATATTCTATGCTAGGGTAGGCAGATCCTCGGGACAAGCCCGAGGATGACGGCGGTGGGGCGTCTCCGGGTTGCCAACATTCCGGTTTCAATCTGACTTCATCTCGCTCGGACGGCGAGATTTCCGAGCAGCCGAAACGGAGATGCGGCGCTATGAAGACGCTGTCGGCTCACGCCGCCTCGTGGCGGACGGTGATCCGGCCGCGCTCGCCTTCGCTTTCTTCGTCGCGTGACCGGACGAGTATCTCCACGTCGCGGTCGAATGCCGTCAGCAGTGTCATCAGGCGTTCCACCGAATATTCGCGGAAATGCCCTTTGAACATGCGCGAGACTTCCGGCTGGCTGATCCCCATCAGAGCGCCGGCGGCCGACTGCGTCAGCTTCCTTTCGCGCACCAGACGCATGATTTCGACGACGAGTTTCGCCTTGAGCAGATGCGTTTCCGGCTCTGGAACCCCGATCTCCGCAAAGATGTTGAGATCGCCCTCATAGACTTCGGTCATCACTTCGGCTCCTTCGTTCGAGCGCGATGGTCGGCCTCGGCAGACTTCAGTCGGTTCCGGACGAGGTCGATTTCCCGTTGAGGCGTTGCGATTCCGCTCTTCGACTTCTTCTTGAAACAATGCAGCACATAGACGGCATCTTCGAAGCGCGCGAAATACATGGTGCGAAAAGTGTCGCCCTGGTGGTCGTCGACCAGTTCCATCACGCCTCCAACCCCGCGCAGCGGCTTCGCAGAATAGGGATGCTCTCCCACTTGCGCCTGATAGAGCTCAAAGCCAAAAGCATCCTGGACCGCGCTCGGAAACGCAGCATAGTCCTTGCGGCTGGACCCCATCCATCTCAGTGGACGCGATGCACCTTCCCGCTGCGCCATTTAGCTAATATGATGAAATACTCATACTCAGTCAATCCGCCCCGCCACTCTCCTCCCCGCCACGATCGCCCCTTCGATATAGCCCGGATATTCCGGCGAAATCTCCGAGCAGGCGAAGTGCAGCGGCGGGGCGCCGGCGGCGATGACCGCCTCGGCGTCCCGCGCGTCCATGTCCATGATCAGGTCGCTGTAGGCGCCGCCGGACCATTGGTCGTAGGACCAGTCGCGCACCAGCATGTCCAGCGGCTGGGTGGCCTCCGAGCCGAGCGCCTGCGTGAGATAGGCCAAAAAGCCGTCGCGGATGCCTTGCTCTCCCCGCCCTCGCCATTCGAGCGCGCTCGGGCCGCCGACGAAACCGGACAGCATCGGACGTTCGGCCGTGCCGGTGTCGCAAGCGAAGAGCCCGACGGGCTCGCGGAACATGACGACGCCGGACAGTCCGCGGTCGCGCCAGAAGGCGCGGCGGTAGCGGACCAGAAGCTTGATCACCGCGCCGCTGCGCCAGACCGACAGCGCGCGCGTGAGATGCGCGGGCAGGGCAGGCACATAGTCGAGACGCGCGGCCATCGACGGCGGCAGGGCGACGATTGCCGCGCGCGCCTCCACCTCGCCCGCCGGCGTCGTCACCGTGACACCATCCGCCGACCACTCGATCCGCGTTGCCGGCGTCGACAGCCGCACCCGCCCGTCCAGTTCCGCC
It encodes:
- a CDS encoding helix-turn-helix domain-containing protein, encoding MTEVYEGDLNIFAEIGVPEPETHLLKAKLVVEIMRLVRERKLTQSAAGALMGISQPEVSRMFKGHFREYSVERLMTLLTAFDRDVEILVRSRDEESEGERGRITVRHEAA
- a CDS encoding FAD-dependent oxidoreductase — translated: MHDVIIIGAGFTGLSAALELTRRGKDVVVLEARDRVGGRVESQVNGLGERLDTGGQFACDDMANVMALLRAHGHTLSSPSFAGRDVSVPPLAEATLARVGRGAMAIRERYNGLLPDDEAVADLSVADWLSRQPDGDDEKAGFRSMIEGLWCHPLEDVPLWHLIDNDRRITNEQFELQHFPARTMHALADDLAAELDGRVRLSTPATRIEWSADGVTVTTPAGEVEARAAIVALPPSMAARLDYVPALPAHLTRALSVWRSGAVIKLLVRYRRAFWRDRGLSGVVMFREPVGLFACDTGTAERPMLSGFVGGPSALEWRGRGEQGIRDGFLAYLTQALGSEATQPLDMLVRDWSYDQWSGGAYSDLIMDMDARDAEAVIAAGAPPLHFACSEISPEYPGYIEGAIVAGRRVAGRID
- a CDS encoding type II toxin-antitoxin system RelE/ParE family toxin, whose translation is MAQREGASRPLRWMGSSRKDYAAFPSAVQDAFGFELYQAQVGEHPYSAKPLRGVGGVMELVDDHQGDTFRTMYFARFEDAVYVLHCFKKKSKSGIATPQREIDLVRNRLKSAEADHRARTKEPK